In one Methanobacterium sp. genomic region, the following are encoded:
- a CDS encoding 30S ribosomal protein S7 has protein sequence MSKVFDKWDLEEVKVEDLGLVNYICLDEILVPHTLGRHVKRQFAKSRVSIVERLINKIMRTERNSGKKNKAYNIVKGSFEVINKRSNENPVQILVRAVENAAPREEITRVKYGGIGYQVAVDIAPQRRVDLALGFITRGALQSSFKRKRSAEECLADELLLAAEYDTRSFAIGKKDEKERIARSAH, from the coding sequence ATGAGTAAGGTTTTTGATAAATGGGATTTAGAAGAGGTGAAAGTAGAGGATCTTGGTCTTGTGAATTATATTTGCCTAGACGAAATATTAGTTCCACACACCTTAGGAAGACATGTCAAGAGACAGTTCGCTAAATCAAGAGTTTCAATTGTTGAACGATTAATTAATAAAATTATGAGGACAGAAAGGAACTCCGGAAAGAAAAATAAAGCATATAACATTGTAAAAGGTTCTTTTGAAGTTATAAATAAAAGATCAAACGAAAATCCTGTCCAGATATTGGTCAGGGCCGTTGAAAATGCTGCTCCAAGGGAAGAAATTACAAGGGTAAAATACGGTGGAATCGGATACCAAGTAGCAGTGGATATTGCCCCTCAAAGAAGAGTAGATTTAGCACTTGGTTTCATAACAAGAGGCGCTCTCCAATCTTCATTTAAAAGGAAACGATCTGCAGAAGAATGTTTAGCTGACGAATTACTGCTTGCAGCCGAATATGATACAAGAAGTTTTGCAATTGGAAAAAAGGATGAAAAAGAGAGGATCGCAAGATCTGCCCACTAA
- a CDS encoding elongation factor EF-2: protein MSRRDKMISKIKELMYQPKSIRNIGIVAHIDHGKTTLSDNLLAGAGMISAELAGDQRFLDFDEQEQARGITIDAANVSMVHKYKEGEYLINLIDTPGHVDFGGDVTRAMRAVDGAVVVICAVEGIMPQTETVLRQALIENVKPVLFINKVDRLINELKLDGDELQQRFIKIIASANKIIRSMAPEEHKEEWLARVEDGSVAFGSAYHNWAINVPIMQKTGITFKDIYEYCRDENQKELAQKAPITEVLLDMVIEHLPSPEVSQRYRVPAIWSGDIESEEGQGMINTSPDSPLAVMVTNISIDKHAGEIATGRVYGGTIEKGTEIYMVGSHGKARTQQVGVYFGPERINTDKVPAGNIVAITGAKNAVAGETISEPGRKIKAFEGLEHISEPVVTVAVEAKNTKDLPKLIEVLRQVGKEDPTVRIEINEETGEHLIAGMGELHLEIITYRINEKGVEIETSPPIVVYRETIAGKAGPVEGKSPNKHNRFYIEIEPLEETMFQALQDKKIKEGRVKGKEEAAKFMEYGLEKEEARRVWDVYEKSLFINMTRGIQHLDEIKELLLEGFESALDDGPIAREKVMGIKIKLMDAKIHEDAVHRGPAQVLPAIRKAVYGSIMMAQPTLLEPLQKVFINTPQDYMGSATREVQNRRGQIVDMSQEGDMATIESKVPVAEMFGFAGDIRSATEGRCLWSTENAGFERLPAELQKQIVRQIRDRKGLSPEPYGPDHYLG from the coding sequence GTGAGTAGACGGGACAAAATGATTAGTAAGATTAAGGAATTGATGTACCAGCCCAAAAGCATCAGGAATATCGGAATTGTAGCACACATTGATCACGGGAAAACCACACTTTCCGATAACCTACTTGCTGGTGCAGGAATGATATCTGCAGAACTTGCAGGAGATCAAAGATTCCTCGATTTTGATGAACAAGAACAAGCAAGAGGGATTACCATCGACGCGGCAAACGTGTCCATGGTGCACAAATATAAAGAAGGAGAATACCTGATTAACCTCATCGACACACCAGGTCACGTTGACTTTGGTGGGGACGTTACACGTGCAATGAGAGCTGTTGACGGTGCAGTTGTTGTAATATGTGCTGTTGAAGGAATCATGCCACAAACAGAAACTGTATTGAGACAGGCTTTAATAGAAAACGTGAAACCAGTATTATTCATTAACAAGGTTGATCGTCTCATAAACGAGTTAAAATTAGACGGTGACGAACTCCAGCAGAGATTCATAAAAATCATTGCATCTGCAAATAAGATCATAAGATCAATGGCCCCAGAAGAGCATAAAGAAGAATGGCTTGCCAGGGTAGAAGATGGAAGTGTAGCATTCGGTTCAGCATACCATAACTGGGCTATAAACGTTCCAATCATGCAGAAAACTGGTATAACCTTTAAAGATATTTATGAATACTGTAGAGATGAAAACCAGAAAGAATTGGCTCAAAAAGCACCAATTACTGAAGTTTTACTTGATATGGTTATAGAGCACCTACCAAGTCCTGAAGTATCACAAAGGTACAGAGTACCAGCAATCTGGTCTGGTGATATTGAAAGTGAAGAAGGACAGGGTATGATAAATACAAGTCCAGATTCACCACTGGCTGTAATGGTTACAAACATCAGTATAGACAAGCACGCTGGTGAAATAGCAACTGGTCGTGTATACGGTGGAACAATAGAAAAAGGTACTGAAATCTACATGGTAGGTTCACATGGTAAAGCAAGAACTCAGCAGGTTGGAGTATACTTTGGTCCAGAAAGGATCAATACAGATAAAGTTCCTGCAGGGAATATTGTAGCAATAACCGGTGCAAAAAACGCTGTTGCTGGAGAAACAATCTCCGAGCCAGGAAGAAAAATCAAAGCTTTTGAAGGATTAGAACATATCTCAGAACCAGTAGTTACAGTTGCTGTTGAAGCTAAAAACACCAAAGACCTTCCAAAACTCATAGAAGTTTTAAGACAGGTTGGAAAAGAAGACCCAACAGTAAGAATTGAAATTAACGAAGAAACCGGTGAGCACCTCATTGCAGGTATGGGTGAACTTCACCTTGAAATTATTACCTACAGAATCAATGAAAAAGGTGTGGAAATAGAAACATCACCACCAATTGTGGTATACAGAGAAACAATTGCCGGTAAAGCCGGGCCAGTTGAAGGTAAATCACCTAACAAGCACAACAGGTTCTACATAGAAATCGAACCATTAGAAGAAACCATGTTCCAGGCACTACAGGACAAGAAGATCAAAGAAGGCAGAGTAAAAGGAAAAGAAGAAGCAGCAAAATTCATGGAATACGGTCTTGAAAAAGAGGAAGCACGAAGGGTCTGGGATGTATACGAAAAAAGTCTATTCATAAATATGACTCGTGGTATACAGCACCTGGACGAAATCAAAGAACTTCTACTTGAAGGTTTCGAAAGTGCACTTGACGACGGCCCAATCGCAAGAGAAAAGGTCATGGGTATAAAAATAAAACTCATGGATGCAAAAATCCACGAGGATGCAGTGCACAGAGGTCCTGCACAGGTTCTACCTGCAATAAGAAAAGCGGTGTATGGATCCATAATGATGGCACAACCAACATTACTGGAACCTCTACAAAAAGTATTTATAAACACGCCGCAAGACTATATGGGTTCAGCAACAAGGGAAGTGCAGAACAGAAGAGGTCAAATTGTTGATATGTCACAGGAAGGTGACATGGCAACTATTGAATCAAAAGTACCTGTTGCAGAAATGTTCGGATTTGCAGGTGACATAAGATCTGCCACTGAAGGTAGATGTTTATGGTCAACCGAAAATGCAGGATTCGAAAGATTACCTGCAGAACTTCAAAAACAAATTGTAAGACAGATAAGAGATAGGAAGGGATTAAGTCCTGAACCTTATGGTCCAGATCATTACCTTGGTTAA
- the tuf gene encoding translation elongation factor EF-1 subunit alpha: protein MAKEKEHMNLAFIGHVDHGKSTLVGHLLLQSGAIAEQQLSDGENKFRFVMDKLTEERERGVTIDLAHARFDTPKYEFTIVDCPGHRDFVKNMITGASQADAAVLVVAIDDGVMPQTKEHAFLARTLGINQLIIGINKMDLVNYDEGKFNDLKEEVSDLIKTVAYKPDDIHFIPLSAFEGDNITKPSENTPWYKGPSLVKALDEFSAPEKPTNLPLRVPIQDVYSITGVGTVPVGRVETGVMKKGDNVIFEPAGKSGEVKSIEMHHEMLDSAEPGDNVGFNVRGVGKNDIRRGDVAGHTDNAPTVAKEFTAQIVVLQHPGVITVGYTPVFHCHTAQVACTFLELQKKLDPSTGQVKEENPDFLKTGDAAFVVVKPTKPMVIENVKEIPHMGRFAIRDMGQTVAAGMCIDIQKAK from the coding sequence ATGGCAAAAGAAAAAGAACATATGAATTTGGCGTTTATTGGACACGTAGACCACGGTAAATCAACACTTGTGGGACACCTTTTACTCCAGTCCGGAGCTATCGCAGAACAACAGCTTTCAGACGGAGAAAACAAGTTCAGATTCGTCATGGATAAATTAACAGAAGAAAGAGAAAGAGGAGTAACAATCGACCTTGCACACGCAAGATTCGACACTCCAAAATACGAATTCACAATTGTGGACTGTCCAGGTCACAGAGACTTCGTTAAAAACATGATTACAGGAGCATCCCAGGCAGACGCTGCTGTATTAGTTGTAGCAATAGACGACGGTGTAATGCCACAAACCAAGGAACACGCTTTCCTTGCAAGAACACTTGGTATTAACCAGTTAATCATCGGTATAAACAAAATGGACCTTGTAAACTACGATGAAGGAAAATTCAATGATCTCAAAGAAGAAGTTTCCGACCTGATTAAAACAGTAGCATACAAACCAGATGATATACACTTCATACCACTTTCCGCATTCGAAGGAGACAACATAACAAAACCAAGTGAAAACACACCATGGTACAAAGGCCCTTCACTCGTTAAGGCGCTGGATGAATTCTCAGCACCAGAAAAGCCAACAAACTTACCATTAAGAGTACCGATCCAGGATGTTTACTCCATAACTGGAGTAGGAACAGTACCAGTAGGGAGAGTAGAAACTGGTGTAATGAAAAAAGGTGACAACGTTATATTCGAACCAGCAGGAAAATCTGGAGAAGTTAAATCTATCGAGATGCACCACGAAATGCTGGATTCAGCTGAACCTGGTGATAACGTAGGATTCAACGTTAGAGGTGTCGGTAAAAACGACATCAGAAGAGGAGACGTTGCAGGACACACCGACAACGCACCAACCGTTGCCAAAGAATTCACAGCACAGATCGTTGTTCTACAGCACCCTGGTGTTATCACAGTAGGTTACACACCAGTATTCCACTGTCACACAGCACAGGTTGCATGTACCTTCCTTGAACTGCAGAAAAAACTCGATCCATCAACTGGTCAGGTTAAAGAAGAAAACCCAGACTTCCTCAAAACAGGGGACGCTGCGTTTGTTGTAGTCAAACCAACCAAGCCAATGGTTATCGAGAACGTTAAAGAAATTCCGCACATGGGAAGATTCGCAATTAGGGACATGGGTCAGACTGTAGCTGCTGGAATGTGTATCGACATACAGAAAGCAAAGTAG
- the rpsJ gene encoding 30S ribosomal protein S10: MHKARIKLTGTDPEKLQFVCDQLQKIAERTGVDLSGPIPLPTKKLVVPTRKSPDGEGKATWEKWELRIHKRLVGIEADERAMRQVMKVNVPDNVSIEIELKS; this comes from the coding sequence ATGCACAAAGCAAGAATTAAACTCACAGGAACAGACCCAGAAAAGCTTCAGTTTGTCTGCGATCAGTTGCAAAAAATCGCGGAAAGAACAGGCGTAGATCTTTCAGGCCCAATTCCACTTCCAACCAAAAAACTTGTAGTACCAACCAGAAAATCTCCAGATGGAGAAGGAAAAGCTACATGGGAAAAATGGGAACTAAGAATCCACAAAAGACTTGTCGGAATCGAAGCCGATGAAAGGGCAATGAGACAGGTCATGAAAGTAAACGTTCCAGATAATGTGAGCATAGAAATTGAATTAAAGAGTTAA
- a CDS encoding adenosylcobalamin-dependent ribonucleoside-diphosphate reductase yields the protein MELSTNARKVLERRYLIKDEEGKVVESPAEMFNRVAYSVAKMDLKHDENADIESLTDEFYQLMANLDFLPNSPTLMNAGTSLSQLSACFVLPVEDSIEGIFNSLKYMALIHKSGGGVGFSFSKLRPAGDVVRSTKGIASGPISFMRIYDVATEVIKQGGRRRGANMGILDANHPDILKFITAKGKRELKLSGNRDSYNNSEEEKGDNGNILTNFNLSVAASNSFMQKVHDNQDMELINPRNGNVIKNIPAQTIFDLMVEMAWKTGDPGILFIDEVNCTNPTPNLGSIKATNPCGEQPLLDYESCNLGSINLARMVNNGEILWNKLEKTIRTAVHFLDNVIDANQYPLPEIEAQTLKTRKIGLGVMGFADMLIMLKIPYNSRKALNMAEKLMNFISETSRRTSVELGKSRGSFLAFEGSKWDKEGFPAMRNATTTTIAPTGTLSIIAGVSSGIEPLFAVSFQREVMEGTKMMEVNSLFEDMARERGFYSEELMMKIARTGSLNGMGEIPEDVRRLFVTANEVKPVWHVRMQAAFQKYVDNGVSKTVNLPASATPADVRKVFSLAYQLKCKGITVYRYGSKEKQVLYVGRIPENQKHEYLSAKAEYSGGCPSMVCLH from the coding sequence ATGGAACTTTCCACAAATGCCCGGAAAGTCTTGGAGAGAAGATATCTTATAAAGGATGAGGAAGGAAAGGTAGTGGAATCTCCTGCAGAGATGTTCAATCGTGTAGCCTATTCTGTGGCCAAGATGGATCTTAAGCACGATGAAAATGCTGATATAGAGAGTCTTACGGATGAATTTTACCAGTTAATGGCTAATTTGGACTTTCTTCCCAATTCCCCCACTTTGATGAATGCCGGAACCTCTTTGAGCCAGCTATCTGCATGTTTCGTTTTGCCTGTGGAAGACTCGATAGAAGGTATATTCAATTCATTAAAATATATGGCCCTTATACATAAATCTGGAGGTGGAGTTGGTTTTTCATTTTCTAAACTCAGACCTGCAGGAGACGTGGTCCGATCAACAAAAGGAATTGCATCTGGACCTATATCATTTATGCGCATCTACGACGTTGCCACTGAGGTGATAAAACAGGGTGGCCGGAGAAGAGGAGCAAACATGGGCATCTTAGATGCTAATCATCCAGATATACTGAAATTCATAACTGCTAAAGGAAAAAGAGAATTAAAATTAAGCGGAAATAGGGACAGCTATAACAATTCAGAGGAAGAGAAAGGAGACAATGGAAATATCCTAACAAATTTTAACCTTTCAGTGGCCGCGAGTAACAGTTTCATGCAGAAAGTTCACGATAATCAGGATATGGAACTGATTAATCCCAGAAACGGGAATGTAATTAAAAACATTCCTGCACAAACGATTTTTGATTTAATGGTGGAAATGGCATGGAAAACAGGAGATCCCGGGATCCTATTCATAGATGAGGTAAATTGTACCAACCCTACACCTAACCTGGGATCAATAAAAGCGACCAATCCTTGTGGCGAGCAACCACTCCTAGATTACGAGTCCTGCAATTTAGGATCCATTAATCTGGCCAGAATGGTGAATAATGGCGAAATTCTCTGGAATAAGTTGGAAAAAACCATTAGAACTGCTGTGCATTTTCTGGACAACGTGATTGACGCCAATCAGTACCCACTACCAGAAATAGAGGCTCAAACTCTGAAAACCAGGAAAATTGGCCTGGGAGTTATGGGTTTTGCTGACATGCTTATCATGCTCAAAATCCCATATAACTCCAGAAAAGCACTGAACATGGCCGAAAAACTCATGAACTTCATCAGTGAAACGTCCCGGAGGACTTCGGTAGAACTGGGCAAAAGTAGAGGGTCTTTCCTCGCTTTTGAAGGAAGTAAATGGGATAAAGAAGGTTTTCCCGCTATGCGAAATGCCACGACCACTACTATTGCTCCCACAGGAACTTTAAGCATAATTGCCGGTGTCTCGAGTGGCATAGAACCACTTTTCGCGGTTTCTTTCCAGAGAGAAGTTATGGAAGGCACTAAAATGATGGAAGTGAATTCTTTATTTGAAGATATGGCCCGTGAGAGGGGATTTTATAGCGAAGAACTCATGATGAAAATCGCCAGGACTGGCTCCCTCAACGGCATGGGCGAAATCCCTGAAGATGTCCGAAGGCTGTTTGTAACTGCTAATGAAGTGAAGCCAGTCTGGCATGTGAGGATGCAGGCCGCATTTCAAAAGTATGTGGATAATGGGGTTTCTAAAACAGTGAATCTACCTGCATCTGCAACTCCTGCAGATGTTCGAAAGGTTTTTTCACTGGCCTACCAGTTGAAATGTAAGGGGATTACTGTTTATCGTTACGGGAGTAAGGAGAAGCAGGTTTTATATGTGGGGAGGATTCCAGAAAATCAAAAGCATGAGTATTTGAGTGCGAAAGCGGAGTATTCAGGCGGGTGTCCTTCGATGGTTTGTCTGCATTAA
- a CDS encoding PAS domain S-box protein produces the protein MKITDKTGTGSPNSKLEGKFREIFNKSPLGIIFYDEEGNTFDANKSALDIMGIPKLEDILGFNLFMNPYIRDIKDELLIEGSINFQAPLDLDLMKTLDFYNPTKNGIVFLDYAIYVIDSGYLVQIQDITEHKKVEKSLVNGEEKYKHLIETANSIILHWKPDGTITFMNPYGLRFFGYKKEELIGKNIGILLPRVDSSGKDLKKLIQDIVDSPQLYEINENENVRRNGSRAWIAWTNKVILDEDGQPLEILSIGNDITEHKKADERLKKKRELLQAIIDTIPVMITIYDPQLKTIQFNKNFREVLGWNEEDVKHNDFMSVFYPDPEYRKMVQDYMQSLTSGWRDFKITAKDGSIVDSSWANVRIPDGRQVGIGIDIRERKMMEEELMRARDNSEIKVQERTAELKYQADLLKNVNDAIIATDSEFNITSWNKAAERIFGWKSDEVMGKNTNSILQIEYPNAEKEEVIKSMGEKGSFKGETIYKRKDGTTIPIESTVMALKDKNNNITGWVAVNRDITERKQVEEEINNLIINLKRSNEELEHFAYVASHDLQEPLRTIASFTQLLERRYKNRLDSDADEFMDYIVEAAVRMKEQIEGLLEYSRVATKGKEFEIIDMDEILNITIQSLDTSIKESNAEITYEELPDVMGDGVQLQRVFQNLLSNAIKFRKCEETLKVHISVYKDENKDNYVFSIKDNGIGIEEQYLKRIFTIFQRLHTRDKYKGTGIGLSIVKRIVERHGGHIWAESEFGKGSTFYFTLPCLKN, from the coding sequence ATGAAAATAACCGATAAAACAGGTACTGGAAGCCCTAATTCTAAGTTAGAGGGTAAATTTAGAGAAATATTCAATAAGTCACCCTTGGGGATTATTTTTTATGATGAAGAGGGTAATACTTTTGATGCAAATAAATCTGCCCTTGATATTATGGGAATTCCTAAATTAGAAGATATTTTAGGTTTTAATTTATTTATGAATCCCTATATTCGGGATATAAAAGATGAATTACTTATCGAAGGCTCTATTAATTTTCAGGCACCTCTGGATTTAGATCTTATGAAAACACTGGATTTTTATAACCCCACTAAAAATGGAATAGTTTTTTTGGACTATGCGATTTATGTCATCGATTCCGGCTATCTGGTGCAAATTCAAGATATTACAGAACATAAAAAAGTAGAAAAATCTCTAGTTAATGGTGAAGAGAAATATAAACACCTAATAGAAACTGCAAATAGTATTATACTGCACTGGAAGCCTGATGGAACTATTACTTTTATGAATCCCTATGGGTTGCGCTTTTTTGGATATAAAAAAGAAGAGTTGATAGGAAAAAATATAGGTATTCTGTTACCTCGTGTTGATTCATCTGGAAAAGATTTAAAAAAACTTATTCAGGATATTGTTGATAGTCCACAACTTTATGAAATAAATGAAAACGAAAATGTACGCAGGAATGGATCACGTGCATGGATTGCATGGACAAACAAAGTAATTTTAGATGAAGATGGCCAGCCTCTGGAAATATTATCAATAGGTAATGACATCACAGAGCATAAAAAAGCGGATGAAAGATTGAAAAAAAAACGTGAATTGTTGCAGGCGATAATTGACACCATACCTGTGATGATAACCATTTATGACCCTCAACTTAAGACGATCCAGTTTAATAAGAATTTTAGGGAAGTATTGGGCTGGAACGAGGAAGATGTTAAGCACAATGATTTTATGTCTGTATTTTATCCTGATCCAGAGTACAGAAAAATGGTTCAGGATTATATGCAATCTCTTACTTCTGGATGGCGGGATTTTAAAATAACTGCTAAAGACGGGTCTATTGTCGATTCAAGCTGGGCAAATGTACGTATTCCGGATGGTCGCCAGGTAGGGATAGGGATAGATATAAGGGAACGTAAAATGATGGAAGAAGAATTAATGCGAGCACGTGATAATTCAGAAATTAAAGTTCAAGAGAGAACAGCAGAGCTTAAATATCAGGCGGATCTGCTTAAAAATGTTAACGATGCAATAATCGCCACAGATAGTGAATTTAATATCACATCATGGAATAAAGCCGCTGAGAGAATATTCGGATGGAAATCAGATGAAGTAATGGGAAAAAACACCAATTCTATTCTTCAAATAGAATATCCCAATGCCGAAAAGGAAGAAGTAATTAAATCAATGGGGGAAAAAGGAAGTTTTAAAGGGGAAACAATTTATAAAAGAAAAGATGGAACTACCATTCCTATTGAATCAACTGTTATGGCATTAAAAGACAAAAATAATAATATTACCGGTTGGGTGGCTGTTAATCGAGATATAACAGAAAGAAAACAAGTAGAGGAAGAAATAAATAACTTAATAATTAATTTAAAACGTTCTAATGAGGAATTAGAACATTTTGCTTATGTGGCTTCCCATGATCTTCAGGAGCCTTTACGTACTATTGCCAGTTTTACGCAATTATTGGAGCGTCGTTATAAAAACAGGCTGGATAGTGATGCAGACGAATTCATGGATTACATTGTAGAAGCTGCAGTTCGCATGAAAGAACAGATTGAAGGCTTGCTTGAATATTCACGTGTTGCAACCAAAGGAAAAGAATTCGAAATCATTGATATGGATGAGATTTTAAACATTACTATTCAAAGTCTTGATACTTCAATCAAAGAGTCCAATGCAGAAATAACCTATGAAGAACTTCCAGATGTGATGGGTGATGGTGTACAGTTACAGAGAGTCTTCCAGAACTTGCTTTCAAACGCTATTAAGTTTAGAAAATGTGAGGAAACATTAAAAGTCCATATTTCTGTCTATAAAGATGAAAATAAAGATAACTATGTATTCAGCATAAAAGATAATGGTATTGGAATTGAAGAACAATATCTGAAGCGTATATTTACCATATTCCAGCGTTTACATACTCGGGATAAATATAAAGGTACCGGTATTGGTTTGTCCATTGTTAAAAGGATTGTTGAAAGACACGGAGGGCATATCTGGGCGGAATCAGAATTTGGTAAGGGATCTACTTTTTATTTTACTTTACCGTGTTTAAAGAATTGA
- a CDS encoding isoprenylcysteine carboxylmethyltransferase family protein, which produces MKAWDKTFYIVSVPAFFAVLIISVLDGRQFGWTPRIPIFVVIIAALVYSIGQIIVLWAKRKNKFFSSVVRVQKDRGQIVCKYGPYQFVRHPGYLGDCSMH; this is translated from the coding sequence ATGAAGGCATGGGATAAAACCTTTTACATAGTTTCTGTGCCTGCTTTTTTCGCGGTTCTTATAATTTCAGTCCTGGACGGCAGGCAGTTTGGATGGACGCCACGAATTCCTATTTTTGTAGTTATTATCGCAGCTTTAGTGTATTCAATAGGGCAGATAATCGTATTATGGGCAAAAAGGAAAAATAAATTCTTCTCATCTGTTGTTCGTGTTCAAAAGGATAGGGGTCAAATAGTCTGTAAATACGGCCCATATCAATTTGTGAGACATCCCGGATATTTAGGGGACTGCTCTATGCATTAG
- a CDS encoding nitroreductase family protein, with protein sequence MKKVDYYDSIFKRKSVKRYDLTPLDDNALAEISNELNNLKPMYNDIKTEVKILSLDEVEAKKKKKQAPHYLAVFSEPKNDYLVNAGFMLQKMDLLLSGNDIGSCWLGSPQPKEEVLKASDLEFVIVMAFGKPQDIGSMHRSSVSEFKRKSLRDISDIKGADEILEAARLAPSAGNSQPWFFSGNRNLIHAYGSKPYAVKEHKAPRVKKYNTISMGIAIYHITVAAEHFGKGAGILSDKGAEKNAPEGYEYIASLKIE encoded by the coding sequence ATGAAAAAAGTTGATTATTATGACTCTATATTTAAAAGAAAATCTGTTAAAAGATATGATCTAACCCCACTTGATGATAATGCGCTTGCAGAAATTTCAAACGAGTTAAATAATTTAAAACCAATGTACAATGACATTAAAACAGAAGTGAAGATACTGTCCTTAGATGAAGTTGAAGCGAAGAAAAAGAAGAAACAAGCACCTCATTATCTGGCAGTATTTTCAGAGCCAAAAAATGATTATCTGGTGAATGCTGGTTTTATGCTGCAGAAGATGGATCTTTTACTATCTGGAAATGATATAGGTAGCTGCTGGTTAGGATCTCCACAACCAAAGGAAGAGGTGCTGAAAGCTTCAGATCTAGAATTTGTAATTGTAATGGCCTTCGGAAAACCTCAAGATATAGGATCAATGCATAGATCAAGTGTTTCAGAATTTAAAAGGAAATCTCTAAGAGATATAAGCGACATTAAAGGTGCAGATGAAATATTAGAAGCAGCACGTCTTGCACCTTCAGCGGGTAACAGCCAGCCATGGTTTTTTAGTGGAAATAGAAACTTGATCCATGCTTATGGATCTAAACCATATGCAGTTAAAGAACACAAGGCACCTCGCGTAAAAAAATATAACACTATAAGTATGGGGATTGCTATTTACCACATAACGGTTGCAGCAGAACATTTTGGTAAGGGAGCTGGGATTTTATCTGATAAAGGAGCAGAAAAGAATGCTCCTGAAGGATATGAATATATTGCAAGTTTAAAAATTGAATAA